CAGAAAGTCTACAAGgttggtaaaaataaaaagatctgGTCACTCGAGCAAAAAGAGAATCACCACAGATAATAAATGAACCTTTTGATGGTTAAAGATTTAAACTGTGGAATTTCCTTGGTACAAAGCTAAACCACTGATGAATGCAGAATGTTTTATATCAATGACTGCTTATCAAATACTAATAAACAGGGAAgctatttatttctttgtgtccTCATATCAGAGGCTGCATCTCATGAGTACTGGTCCATCAGACAACCTGAAGAACAGACTGAATCTGTGTTTCCTCCCCAAACGAGACAAGTGACACCAAAACCAAATGTAATGGAGCATTTGGACAATCACCGTCAATCACTGTCCCAGGGAAATCTATAAATACACACTTTATACCAGGAGGCGGCTCCAAATCCAGGACAAAGGTCATGAGTTTACAGGTTTAGTTAATCTATATCCatacagcttttattttcctaAAATGTTCTGTGATCCATAACATTTCTAGGCTcctaacaagaaaaaaatataaaaaattctCTAATTAAATTAAGATTAACTTTACAAATCAATGTTGTTTCCACTGCCCCCAAGTGGTGAATAGAAGATACAGCCTGTTAACTGGCAGGTGGTTATTatcaacaacaataacagtAGATCAAGGCGTTAACACAAGTGATGACAAAAAGTGGTCAATTAACAATAACTACCGAGTAAGTCGAACACTCTGTCCTCATCTCCAAAGGCATCTCCCTGTTGTGTCAGGCTATGGAAGCTCATGTCCAGCAGTGCGTTCTGGTGGTTGTTAGACTCGCCTTCTACCAATCAGAACAAACATCACgaaggaaagaaacaaacaattaaatgaCAGTTTTCATTCCcgctgcagtaaaaaaaaaatagtgtcgctcatttattatttattaataaagtTATATCCTTTGGCTACACAGAAAATAGTTACAAGCAGATTCAATGCCTTGTTGCTtttgacagtgttttaaaaaaaggaattgtTGACAATGTGTAGGATATCACCAGATTTGAAATTTTAGCCTAATTATAGTTGAAATGTTCAATACAGAAATAAACTATTGCTCACTACACCAAAAGGCTCTGAACTTAGAAGGCAAATGGCAACAGCACATCAAATGAGGAAGCACCATGGAAACAAACTGGTTCCTACCGACATCCACCAGGGTCAGAGtgtcatttccaaaatcctctTTCAGAGTGATTTCCTCTGTTCGACCCTGGTTCAGTGCGAAGTGGTCCACGACATCTATGTTACTGGTGTCCCAGTATGAAGGGGACAGTGTGGGCAAAGACAGAACATTTATAGATCATGGTTTAAGAAACAATCAGTGAAACCTAATCCAAATTAAAGGCTTTGTCCTGCAGAACACAGAAATAGGAAAGTTTACCTGAGAGGTGGCAGCTGGGCGTCAAAAGAAGTGAAATCTTCGATCAAGGTGATTGCCGTTAGCGATGCCTCGAGCCCTTCAACAGGCATATCGGTCAGACCTGGtgtgttgaaaagaaaataacacaatCAAGCACTGCAGTTGGAAGACAGACGGAGGTAAGAACGGAAGAGGTCTGGATATATTCAATTAGCTCATGTCGGGCAGATGCAGACATGTCATATTAAAGACTTTATCGGCCGATACTGTGCTGAGATTATCGTGCatcaaaaactactggacagatgaAGAATGAGTCACGAAAGAACCTGTGAGATTTTGGTGCAGGCCGGACCAGAGTGtgatttgtcagagaataattcacggaGTCGGGgctgatatatatatacgaCTGTGTGCAATCTGGATCTTGTGGATTTAAATGGGATGTCACTGTTCATAAACAACAGCTGACTCTCTGTGTTGGTGCAGTTACCTGGTCTGAACACCATTTTCATTTGAACCAGAGCATCGTTGCAGTCTGCAAACAGATACTTTGCTTTCCTGGAGTAGATCCTGACCACCCCGAGGAGCAGGTGACCAAACGTGCGTAAACCGATtttcatctacacacacacacacacacaatgtcagaTGCACCTAGAAGCACAACAATGAGGTCAGACGTCTCCtcataagttttttttttttttttttacctttggaGAGATGAGGTCTTGTATGGTTTCTTCCAGATTACATTCAAACACATGGGCCTTGGTGAGTTTCCTCTCCCAGTGCGCTGCTAGCCAGATTTTAGCTAGCGGCCCGCGCTTGGAGGTGAAGAGCTGCGTGTAGAACAACATGTCGGTGGGAGGAAGTcacctgtcaaacacacaacaacagtgACATCACACCGTGTGTTCGGTTGTCTCACCGTCAGCTAGCTTCGACGTTTGCTAACTGCCGGGTTCAAAGTCGGCTAGCTCGATGTTTGCTAGCTCACGTCAGGAAATGCAGGATTTGTTTTAGTTGTAAGCGGCGGCGGGAACACGTCGTGTCACCGGTGACACTTTGAGGTAGAAACTCACAGGGTTTATTTCATTACATTCTGTTTAAGTGTAAAGAACTACAACCAAACACCAACACCATCACATCCTACCTGAGAAAAGAACCGCGCGTTTCGTCGCGTCACCGCAGCAACAACACGGACCCGGGTGAGTGCGCACTTGTTTTCACATGTggccaaacattttttaacctACAGCCGATTTTagttcacattttttaaaaagtaaatccGCCGAATTATTCGTTTACACTCCCTGTCTCGTGTCATGTGTTGCATGTTGTGACAACTGTCCACGCATTTCTTTTATGTGGAGGAAAAGTTTAAAACGCGAGGATGAAACGTGGAGTTCGGCGCCGTCGAGGAGCGTCTATGGTTTATATCTATGGTGAGGAACAACAGTATATTTATAATAAGGTGTCAGTCACATTACATCTatgtgtgagtctgtttgtTCACATTAGACAAAATACactcacattattttttatttaactgtttatACTTTGTATTGTCTTCATCATTGTGACCTTTCTGCTGCTGAAACAactggatcaataaagttttatctcttttcttttctttatcttttttatcttatctttttattatcttatctaatcttttatctttatcttatgACTCACCATCTAGGTGACATGAGAGAAGTGATGGATATTGATATAGTTCAATAACTCAAATGACAGATTCCTTGTTGCCACACATTGATTTTATTACCCATTGCCAGCTGTGGGTTTGACTCTGTGTAAAATGACTACTTTAGTATTTAATGAAACAGGGGATCTCATTCCAGATTGTGTAAGTATGAAAAATGATCTTTTAATATCTCTGGTCTTGTTGTTGCAGGCTGTCTGTGACCTCCACATGCTCCAGAGGGATGAGAAGAGATGTTCAAACTACAGCTTTTCAAAGAAACTTCCCAGAGAAGAAGGTGAGTGTGACACATGTGAGCTAAAGGCCCCCCTGGCTTATCGGGCCCTCAGGGCAGATCCTGATATAATGTGGTTTCTTGTTTGGAAGTTTTGGAGCTCAgctaaaagacacaaaatgaccacaaaatgaatgaaaccGTTGCTACTTGTCATGGTTTGAATAGGGACAAGTGTTGTTTATTAACCCTTGAATtaattttaatcttttaaaatacaCTGGCCCACCCACGGCATACTTTGGACTTCAGGAGTGTTTCGGTCTGTACTGGACTCAACCTTTACACAACCTGGAAAAATATACATCAATGTTGATGTTCATACAAACAGGGTTtccagagtttaaaaaaagtctcAGTAATATAAACTTTACTAGTCCTTTAAAACTCTTAAATGTGTTTAGGTAGGTTTTTAATATGTTACTGTTAATACTTCTGTCGTGCTTTATAATTATTTGTGTGGAGAAATCATAGAGAAATGTTTGGGTGCCATGTAGAGTTTGCTTTCTCAACAATACAGATATTAGCTCGCTGTCTCTTTCCCCCCCAAACATAATTTACTTTTGTATAGGGGTTCaatcagtaaaatgaaaaaacaatttttagattatttttaaCTGAAATTGTTAATTGCATGTTGCCTCAACAAATTATGGAAATGGCATTTGGGGACAGAATTGTTGTATTATTCCCAATTAGTTTTTAAAATGCGGGtgacatacatacatttacatgtaCATTAACATTCTAGACATAAATCTTTTAactagtttgttttattttgtttttccatttatatGCACTAGAGGGCGTCAGGAAATAAGCACAAAGTCACTGAGATACTGACCCAGAAGTTCCAGTGAGGCCTCCTACACATGTGTAATTTAACATAAACAACTTTAATATGTTAAGTTAGAATGTGTAAGTATTGTTAAGACTGGGTTGCTAATAATCTGTGTTTGAACATGAGCTTGTTGTTTAATTTGCTAATTGTTTGGGttaaaacatacaaaacacaaaaaaaaatatacttACTGCAATAACAAAAGGTTCATGGTGACGTCTTCAAATAGTGTTTTTGTCTAAAATACAAAGATATtctgtttacagtgttttaaaCCAGTTAAAATTATGAAAATCCTCCAAACTGAGATTCTCAAACTACAAAATTTGGCTTAAACATGACAATCAGTTATCAAAATACTTTTCTGTCGATGGACTGATTGATTGCCTAATATTTTCAGAACCATATGATAGAAGGTTTAGGTAcatgcagtgtaaaaaaaacccacagattTTTAATAAATTTAGAAGATTAAACagattatttcttcatttgtttcCATGCATCATAACTAGATTCACTTTGATTAGTACACGAGAGTGTAAGTGTGAACCTGCAAGACACGACTGTGGACGTCTCAGCCAAACATCATTTAGTCTCTTTTTCTCAAACACTGAGGCtgggaaataaaaaattattagTAACTACATGTCCGTGGTAGTATAGCTGCATAAGAACAGCCGGTTCTGCAGGTCAGGGTCTGCATttcaaaagagaaagagaaaaaacaggagagagagaaggagactgGGCCTGTAAGAGTAAAGTCAGATGAGGAATGTGCAGGAGAATATTTTGCTGTGTGAGCTCCAGTGTCATAATCTCTGAGGGGACTTTTAATTGAAGCTGGTTTATATGCAGGTGCTGTGCTGGGTAAACTCTCACTCCATCTGTTTCCATCTGTCTTTATAAATCTACTAATCCATCTTTTATATCAAAATCTCATAAATAACAGACAGTCATTAAAACGTTTGAACGAGGTAAATAGTTGTATTAGATTAAAAGTTTGTAGGTTTTGAAAACTGTGAAGGATTATTCTGCCAGTGactcaaaaaatgttttgtggcgTACCAGTTATCTTTTTAAATTACTCATTTAGTTATGTCTCAATGCGTCTCTGTACCGTTGCCAGTGGAAATCTTATCCTCCAGGCCGGGGGAAATAGAGGAATTTGCATGTAAATCAATGTCATGCATGCATATTTGCTGGGGCTCCCTGCTGGCAGGAGACTTTTGTACTGATATTGGTGGATCACTTTGGTAAGTATAGATATAGATGTTAAAGTTTTGTATTTCCAAGATTCAACACCCGATGGGCTTCTTCTATGTGCTTTTTGGATGCACATGCATATTATCTTCAAAGGGTTGGCAGCTCCCCCCCAGCTGCAGCTTTGCTGTCATCATGATTTTGGTCAGTTTGCTCAAGGATGCTCctctaaaaaaaaaccaaaaaacaagaGTCTCAttggcaaacaaacaaagataaGATGAAGCTGCACTAAAATAGAAATACTACGCCCCGTCCATCTTCCTAAAAGAGCGTCTGCTCAGAATCAGCTTCCAATAAAGTGAGACATCAATTTAAACATCTTATTAGTAGTTGTTAATAAATTGAATAACTGTTGTGCCAAGTGTGATTAACCAACAGACAGATTTCTCAGTTTATGGAGACAAATAATTAAACGGGTGGATAACTACCTCTGCTggaaggttgtgttttcacccctgtccgtttgtggGTTTGAATTTTGAACAAGGTGTGCCCTGAAGTTAATGAACAGTTTCCCAAGTAGGACATGAAAAGGAATTTTTTACATCAAAACAATTTGGATGACTttcacaggagagaaaaaaagttgtacTTCTTTTGTAGAATCGAGTCCTTTCACCACCCCTCGTATTTCCCTTTAATAATTTGTTTGATGTCTAAAAACCATTGACCTCCGTCTAGTTTGAATAGAAGAAAGAATTCCAGATCACCTGTTATTGAACGTTTTTAATTAAAGCTGCATAAGACACAGTACAATTTGCTTTATATAGCCACACAGCACAGTACCAcagaaaacagaattaaatgtcTGTCACTATTTCGACCTACTTTGAAATCCATTTTTCCCCATGTTGTTCAAATGGACATTTCTCTTAATAAAGACAGTAGAACCTCATCTGCTTCCTTTTGTTTCCAGAAATGGTCCTAAAACACAAGTCAATTTGTGTaagtgcagttttatttttctttacagaACATGAGCCCATTTAATATTTATCTACCAAGATCTATTCATGGTTAAATCAACATTTGCACCAAAGTGGTCTGCGGAGGAGAGGAGTCCCACATCTTACAAAGAATAGTCTGAATCTCTGTCACTAATGCTTAATGAGGTGAATTGACCTTGTCAGATTTATTCTAATCTTTTCGTCATTTTAGATTTTCCCCAGAAATTGTGTTAATGTCTATGGTTTTATCGGACTGAGCAACTGGAGGCGACGTGGCAGAGTCGAGCCTCGTCTTCAGGAGAGATACTGAATCACTTGCACCCTGGAGGTTTGAAGGGGCTGCTAAATGTTTATTGATTCCTTCCTCGCAGAAAACATCAGCTGTCAGTTTGAGTTGCTGTGTCTGGctcatagactgtttataaacatGTTGACATGACCGCTCCCCAAAAGAGAAGCCAGAGTCAAAGTGCAGCTTAAATAACCTTTCCTTCTTTTTACATACGGTCTGACGTCTGTTCCAGCTGAAGttgaagttgttttaaatgtgctacatgaattgacattgacattgcAGTAGATTCCAGACATCCATAGAAACTCAAGGCTGCAGCAAGTTGAATGCTCAATTGTTTTAGGTTAAGATCCAGTTAAACATCTTTACCACCTGGGTGTCAGCAGCCGTACagttatttacatttcttttataaaaCGTGATTGTTGCATATTATTCTGTTAGTCCTGCTATCACAAGAGCGACTGCACCAGTTATTAAACAGTAATTATCTTCACGTTGAGCTGTACGTTTCTGCTTCATGTGAAAAATCTCACTATCTCTCACTCATCTACTTTATCCACTTTCAACAGTGAGCAGCTGTGTTGCTCATTCGCCTAATTAACCTTGAAGCCAGCAGGGGTCCTCCCGTCTCATTCTCTGCTCCTGCAGAATCCTGTTAAGTTACAGTGCATTAAAAAGAATCGGGACATGAGGCAACACAGAGGAAGGCGTCTgtatattatacattttctgtGGCAAAACTTCTCTGAAGATTTAAGCACAGTATGAATTTTTGGGAATCTTGGGCACTACACAACAAAGGGGCCACTTACGAGCGAGATTAAAGGTCCTTGTAAGTGCTGTCATGCTATAAAGTcttggtgacacacacatatttgaaGTTGTGcaggctgttgttgttttgctgtcTGTTTGAGCACCTTTCCTGTCTTGTTTTCATCATTCTATAGGAAGTCCGCCTGTGGTTTGGCTGAGAGCTGGCTAACTGTCACCTCTCTGCAGGTAGATCCAGTCAGGATGCTGGCGGTTCTTTGGGCTGGTGTCACATGGCACAGTTCTGCATTCTCTGTGCAGTGCAGACACGCCCCGTAGCTCTCCTGCTGTCCGTTTGAGAACCTCGTGGAGATGTACGTGTCCTTATTGTGCTGTGAGTTGGATTCGAGATGTTCTCTCAGATTTGACTGCGGACTTCCCCTGTAGATCCTCTGTCGTAGCATAGACGTGTCTCTGTAGAGGCACTCGCGAAAGTTGGGTTTGCACAGCAGGTAGACCACAGGGTTGTAGATGGTGGAAGATTTGGCGAATATGGCGGCCAGGGCGAAGGCTACAGCAGGAACTTGTGTGGCATCTCCGAACGCAGCCCACATGGCCACAGCAGCATATGGGGTCCAGGCGCCCAGGAAGCCTATACATACTGCTACTGACAGCTACAGACAAgaggcacaaaaacacacagacaagtcATGCAGAAGAGTTTAGTGTCACTGTCATCAGTGGCAAAGTAAAGATAGGAATATTTAGTATCATCCCCTTATTTTTGATTGCAGACATACAAAGATAGtaacattcacattttttataatctttaaataaatcattataaACATCCTACAATCCTGCAAACTTCAAAACCTGAAGTCAGGGATACAGCGACACACTCATATTCTCTGACCTTGACAATGAGAGCGTGTGCATTGGTGGTCTTGGTCTGCGGTGACACATGCTGCTGGACGGCCTGACGCGATCCCCGCACCGTCAGCAGAATGAAAGTGTAGGAGAGGAAGATGACGGTGCAGGGCAGTGCATagcaaaatataaaaaggcaGACAATGTAAGACAAGGCTGAAAGCTCGTGGTTGGGTGCATGCCAGTCAATGCAGCAGGCTGTGCCGTAAGGTTCGGCACTGTAATGTCCCCACTGTGCCAGGGGCCCCACAGCAAACACAGATGCGTAGCACCACACTCCAACCACCAGGAGGC
This sequence is a window from Paralichthys olivaceus isolate ysfri-2021 chromosome 6, ASM2471397v2, whole genome shotgun sequence. Protein-coding genes within it:
- the opn7d gene encoding opsin 7, group member d; this translates as MGNASDTSAVFASTISKEYDIFMGSIYSVFCILSLMGNCILLLVAYHKRSTLKPAEFFIINLSISDLGMTLSLFPLAIPSSFSHRWLFGEITCQLYAMCGVLFGLCSLTNLTALSLVCCLKVCFPNHGNKFSSSHARLLVVGVWCYASVFAVGPLAQWGHYSAEPYGTACCIDWHAPNHELSALSYIVCLFIFCYALPCTVIFLSYTFILLTVRGSRQAVQQHVSPQTKTTNAHALIVKLSVAVCIGFLGAWTPYAAVAMWAAFGDATQVPAVAFALAAIFAKSSTIYNPVVYLLCKPNFRECLYRDTSMLRQRIYRGSPQSNLREHLESNSQHNKDTYISTRFSNGQQESYGACLHCTENAELCHVTPAQRTASILTGSTCREVTVSQLSAKPQADFL